The genomic window CGCTCATTGTCATGAAAATCTGGAAAGGATGGATCTTAAAGCAATTCCGAAATCCGAAAACATTACTTTTCTTATCGGGCCGGAAGGCGATTTTTCAGAAAAAGAAATATCCTTTTTATCCGAAAAAAATATCAGAGCGGTTTCCTTGGGCCATCAAAGGCTGAGAACAGAAACAGCGGGAATTTTTGTTGCGGCTTGGAATTATTATCAATTAATATAAAAAAGAAGACCTTTCGCAGGTCTTCTTTCATTTTAAGGGCTTTTACACCCATTCTATATTCTGTTCTCTGAGATATTTATCAATAAATCTGCTGTCCGCTCCTGATGGAATTTACGGCCCAGCGGATTTTCATTTTCAGGAGTTTTTCCTCGTTCAGTTTATAATCAATATTCGATTTGATCAGCTTTTGCTTTAATTCGTACATACAAATGGAAGCCGCTACGGATACATTGAAGCTCCTCGTAAAGCCGTACATCGGGATAGCTAAGGTTTCATCGGCAAAATCCAGAATTTCCTGGGAAACGCCTTCCATTTCGGTCCCAAAAACCAAGGCTACGGGCTCGGTGATCTCATAATCCGGGAGCATAGTTGCATTGTTCTCCAGCGAAACCGCAAGGATTTTATACCCTCGGTTTCTGATTTCCTGGAAAGATTCCATGTTTCTGGGCATCTTTTCTACGTCCACCCAGGTATCGGCGCCTTTGGTAACACGAAGATTCGGTTCAAAGCTGTATTCTTCCTGTAAAGCCACCACCTTATGAAAACCGCAGGCTTCTACGGAACGTACAATTGCCGCCGCATTCCGGAACTGGTAAATATCCTCCACCACAGGCAGCACAAAGTCCGAGCTTTCCTGAGAGAAATGTTCAATTTTCGTTAATCTTTCTTCCGTTAAAAACTGTTTTAAATACTCAAATGTTTGTACTAAATCTTTCATCCGTTTTCAAATCTTTGCAAATTAACGTAATTTTGAGGAATCCTTTTGAGTAAGGGTAAAAATTCTAATAAAGTTCCTGTATGAAACGAAAAGTCCTGTTGATATATACCGGTGGAACCATCGGTATGGAGAAAGATTATGAAACCGGCAGCCTCCGCGCCTTTGATTTTGGAAATATTTTTGAAAAAATGCCCGAAATGAAACTGATGGAATGCGAAGTTTTTGTACATCCTTTTGAAATACCACTGGACTCTTCGGATATGGGCCCGGAAGAATGGAAAGTAATCGCTCACTACATCCGCAAAAATTATGATGCATTTGATGGATTCCTAATTCTCCACGGAACGGATACGATGTCGTATACCGCTTCTGCACTCAGCTTTATGCTGAAAGGACTGACCAAACCCGTGATCTTAACCGGTTCGCAACTGCCCATCGGTGATCTGCGAACCGATGCTAAAGAAAATTTACTGACCAGCCTATATTACGCCAGCCTGTATGAGAATGACCGAGCGGTGATCCGGGAAGTCGCCATTTATTTTGAATACAAATTATTGAGAGGAAACCGTACGCTTAAATATTCTGCCGAGTATTTTGATGCGTATGCAAGTCCGAACTACCCTATTCTCGGGCAATCAGGTGTTCATCTGAATATTATTAAAGAAAATCTTTACCGCCGTGATCCTGAGATCGGATTTCATGTGGACGACCATATTTCAGAAGATATTATTTTCTGGAGAATTTTCCCGGGAATGAACCTGAATCATTTTAAGGAAATCCCAAAAATGAAAGTGCTGATCCTCCAGGTATTCGGCTCGGGCACCATTTTCAGCAGTGAAAAAACGGTAGAAACCTTGCAGCAGATCCGGAACAACGGAACGGAGATCGTTGTGGTAAGCCAGTGTATATCAGGAGGAATTTCATTCGGCAAGTATGAAAACAGCAATATCTTTTCAAGGATCGGTGCCATCAGCGGAAAAGACATGACCGCGGAAAGTGCGATCACCAAAGCGATGCATCTCATCGATAATCCTAATTACGAGGGAAACTTTGCTGAGAACTTCTCCCGCAGCCTTTGCGGAGAAATTTCAGAATAATTCCCGTTTCGATTTGCATATTAAAAATATTATCGTACTTTTGCAATCTCGAATAAAGAAAGGTGTCCGAGTGGTTGAAGGAGCTACCCTGGAAAGGTAGTATACGGGTAACTGTATCGAGGGTTCGAATCCCTTCCTTTCTGCAAATCAAAGTCTTAGGTTTTTAATCTAAGACTTTTTTGCTATTTACATTAGACATGTTTTTAGCGTAATTAAAATTTTTCTATGAGATTTACAAATTTTAAATCTTAGAATTATTATATTTATTAAACTAAAAAATGACCCATGGAAAAAAAACTAATATTATGCATTTTTTGTCTTTCATTCATAAGTATAATTCAAGCTCAGACTTTTGATGATATTTTAAAAGTTACTTCTTATTATAAGAAAAATTTTAGTGAATTTGAAAAGGGTTTAAACTTAAAAAATTTGGATAAAAAATCTAAATTCGGTCTGGAATCTAGAATATATAATTTTAAAAATTCTAAAATACTACTAGAATCTAATAATGAAGAAAATAATATATCAAAATTTTCTCTTTTAACAGCAAAAGGTGAAGAAAGTGAAGAGCTATGGTATCAAACAGTTAAAAAAGCAAATTCTTTATCAGATTTTGTAGTTATTCAATCATTTATTAGCA from Chryseobacterium sp. SORGH_AS_0447 includes these protein-coding regions:
- a CDS encoding asparaginase; protein product: MKRKVLLIYTGGTIGMEKDYETGSLRAFDFGNIFEKMPEMKLMECEVFVHPFEIPLDSSDMGPEEWKVIAHYIRKNYDAFDGFLILHGTDTMSYTASALSFMLKGLTKPVILTGSQLPIGDLRTDAKENLLTSLYYASLYENDRAVIREVAIYFEYKLLRGNRTLKYSAEYFDAYASPNYPILGQSGVHLNIIKENLYRRDPEIGFHVDDHISEDIIFWRIFPGMNLNHFKEIPKMKVLILQVFGSGTIFSSEKTVETLQQIRNNGTEIVVVSQCISGGISFGKYENSNIFSRIGAISGKDMTAESAITKAMHLIDNPNYEGNFAENFSRSLCGEISE
- a CDS encoding TrmH family RNA methyltransferase, coding for MKDLVQTFEYLKQFLTEERLTKIEHFSQESSDFVLPVVEDIYQFRNAAAIVRSVEACGFHKVVALQEEYSFEPNLRVTKGADTWVDVEKMPRNMESFQEIRNRGYKILAVSLENNATMLPDYEITEPVALVFGTEMEGVSQEILDFADETLAIPMYGFTRSFNVSVAASICMYELKQKLIKSNIDYKLNEEKLLKMKIRWAVNSIRSGQQIY